From Deltaproteobacteria bacterium, one genomic window encodes:
- the glpX gene encoding class II fructose-bisphosphatase, with protein MDRNLALELVRVTEAAAISASRLMGRGDEKAADQAAVDAMRSRLNAIEMRGTVVIGEGERDEAPMLYIGEKVGTGNGPELDIALDPLEGTTITARGLPNALAVIAMAEKGNLLNAPDVYMEKIAVGPRAKGKVNILRPPKENLEAVSKALGKPVTDITAIILDRPRHEKLIEQVRATGCRIKLIGDGDVAAAIATAFDDTGVDILFGIGGAPEGVIAAAALNCMDGDMQGRFWWRNDAEKERAKSMGIADPDKVYTLNELAKGQTMFAASGVTDGDLLKGVRYTRHGLVTHSIVMRSATRTIRFVEGHHHLR; from the coding sequence ATGGACCGAAATCTCGCCCTTGAACTAGTCCGCGTTACCGAAGCCGCCGCCATCAGCGCCTCCCGCCTGATGGGCCGGGGGGATGAGAAGGCCGCCGACCAGGCTGCCGTGGACGCCATGCGCTCCAGGCTGAACGCCATCGAGATGCGGGGGACTGTGGTGATCGGCGAGGGCGAGCGCGACGAGGCCCCGATGCTCTACATCGGAGAGAAGGTTGGCACCGGTAATGGCCCCGAGCTTGATATTGCCCTGGATCCGCTGGAAGGCACCACCATCACGGCCCGCGGGCTGCCAAACGCGCTAGCCGTGATCGCCATGGCTGAAAAGGGGAATCTGCTGAATGCGCCCGACGTCTACATGGAGAAGATCGCCGTCGGTCCCCGCGCCAAGGGAAAGGTGAACATCCTGAGGCCGCCGAAGGAAAACCTCGAGGCGGTGTCGAAGGCCTTGGGAAAACCCGTGACTGATATCACGGCCATCATTCTTGACCGTCCCCGCCACGAAAAGCTGATAGAGCAGGTCCGGGCCACCGGCTGCCGGATCAAGCTGATCGGTGACGGTGACGTGGCAGCCGCCATTGCCACGGCCTTCGATGATACGGGCGTGGATATCCTGTTCGGGATTGGCGGTGCGCCGGAAGGGGTGATCGCCGCTGCCGCGCTCAACTGTATGGACGGCGACATGCAGGGCCGGTTCTGGTGGCGGAACGACGCCGAGAAAGAGCGGGCGAAGTCGATGGGCATTGCCGACCCGGACAAGGTCTATACCCTGAACGAACTGGCGAAGGGCCAGACCATGTTCGCCGCCTCCGGCGTCACGGATGGCGACCTGCTGAAGGGTGTCAGATACACCCGGCATGGCCTCGTTACCCATTCGATCGTCATGCGCTCGGCTACCCGCACGATCCGGTTTGTCGAGGGACATCATCACCTGCGGTAA
- a CDS encoding Crp/Fnr family transcriptional regulator, which produces MDDRTKAELLKRVSIFADLSDSEIETLARLEAVREFPKDTPIIHRMDPGDSMFIIASGKVKVSLYGEDGREIILSTLGPGDFFGEMSLLDQEPRSADVTTKEDAVLLQLKRDDFVSHVQKFPSVALNILAEMSRRLRRADEKIGNLVLLDVYGRVARVLLEISQNEGVVTDEGIVIENRPTHQEIASMIGTSRETVSRVLSDLSKDGYIRVHGKKIVLKG; this is translated from the coding sequence ATGGATGACCGGACCAAAGCGGAACTGCTCAAGAGGGTATCAATCTTCGCCGATCTTTCGGATTCGGAGATAGAAACCTTGGCACGGCTTGAAGCCGTGCGGGAGTTCCCCAAGGACACGCCGATCATACACCGGATGGACCCGGGCGATTCGATGTTCATTATCGCTTCGGGAAAGGTGAAAGTGTCGCTGTACGGCGAGGATGGACGCGAAATCATCCTCTCGACGCTCGGGCCGGGGGATTTCTTCGGAGAAATGTCGCTGCTCGACCAGGAACCCCGGAGCGCGGATGTCACCACCAAGGAAGACGCGGTGCTGCTTCAGCTCAAGCGCGATGACTTCGTAAGCCACGTCCAGAAGTTCCCGTCCGTGGCGCTCAATATCCTTGCCGAAATGAGCCGCCGTCTGCGCCGGGCGGACGAAAAGATCGGCAACCTCGTACTGCTGGACGTTTATGGACGTGTGGCGCGTGTGCTTCTCGAAATCTCCCAGAACGAAGGCGTTGTTACCGACGAGGGTATCGTCATCGAGAACCGTCCCACGCATCAGGAAATTGCCTCCATGATCGGCACCTCGCGGGAAACGGTCTCACGCGTCCTCTCCGATCTCTCCAAGGACGGCTACATCCGCGTCCACGGCAAGAAGATCGTCCTGAAGGGATAG
- a CDS encoding DUF4115 domain-containing protein has protein sequence MEPETPEPAAPAGQSPFARLGTRLRAAREALGMSVRDVSDQTRVRVELLLALEEGRRADLPADVFVRGFVRSYARSVGLEMDALRHEVEQALGAPLAAAVTAETPVPPKLQANTALKLRRTQPFGAQRQARGRIAFLFFLLMIVGLVVVTRYVDLEGLAGRPVTPPAPSAPAPVIRPPEMAVTEEPAGPPVDAITGESADDAEAGQPATAQETPAEGIGQTEATAPAAPVVASPPAPAPAAAPQKPVLPRAPVVAGFGSRSVKVVTSGESWVLIYQDGKTVYERLMRSGEQLEFRFDGEAELTAGNPAAVTVTVDGRPAPAFRRYNNPSRIRLQGSAPVQPGTTGEAAPQ, from the coding sequence ATGGAACCGGAAACGCCAGAACCGGCCGCCCCAGCGGGACAGTCTCCGTTTGCGCGGCTGGGTACGCGGCTGCGGGCGGCCCGCGAGGCGCTGGGGATGTCGGTCCGGGATGTATCGGACCAGACACGGGTCCGGGTGGAACTGCTGCTGGCTCTGGAAGAGGGCCGTCGCGCTGACCTTCCGGCAGATGTGTTCGTGCGTGGATTTGTCCGGTCGTATGCCCGCAGCGTGGGCCTCGAAATGGACGCGCTCCGGCACGAAGTGGAACAGGCCCTGGGGGCGCCGTTGGCAGCGGCTGTGACGGCGGAGACGCCCGTTCCGCCGAAACTGCAGGCCAACACGGCGCTCAAGCTTCGCAGGACCCAACCGTTCGGAGCCCAGCGGCAGGCACGGGGACGAATCGCGTTCCTGTTTTTTCTCCTGATGATCGTCGGGCTGGTCGTCGTCACCCGTTATGTCGATCTTGAAGGTCTGGCTGGCCGTCCGGTGACGCCGCCCGCTCCGTCTGCGCCGGCCCCGGTGATCCGGCCTCCGGAAATGGCGGTTACGGAAGAACCGGCTGGTCCGCCTGTTGACGCGATAACGGGCGAGTCAGCGGATGACGCGGAGGCCGGTCAGCCTGCAACTGCGCAAGAAACGCCAGCCGAGGGGATTGGACAAACGGAAGCAACTGCCCCGGCTGCTCCTGTGGTAGCGAGTCCGCCCGCACCGGCACCGGCGGCCGCACCTCAAAAGCCGGTGCTCCCACGTGCGCCGGTCGTTGCGGGATTCGGTTCCCGCAGCGTGAAAGTGGTTACCAGCGGGGAGAGCTGGGTTCTCATCTACCAGGACGGGAAGACCGTTTACGAGCGTCTGATGAGGAGTGGAGAGCAGCTTGAGTTCAGGTTTGACGGCGAGGCTGAACTGACGGCGGGTAATCCGGCGGCCGTGACAGTTACCGTTGACGGGAGACCCGCGCCGGCGTTCCGGCGGTACAACAATCCAAGCCGCATCCGGTTGCAGGGAAGTGCGCCTGTGCAACCGGGAACCACCGGCGAAGCCGCCCCGCAGTAA